Proteins encoded together in one Rhizobacter sp. J219 window:
- a CDS encoding GGDEF domain-containing protein: MAILDLDRFKAVNDQFGHLAGDKTLKIFASTLSQLTRKADRFGRYGGEEFLLVMTSTGLDTAETPIERMRAALKAADWSAVAPGFSATFSCGIAAYRPGETPELLLQRADNALYRAKRDGRDCTRVD; this comes from the coding sequence GTGGCCATCCTCGACCTCGACCGCTTCAAGGCCGTCAACGACCAGTTCGGCCACCTCGCCGGCGACAAGACGCTCAAGATCTTCGCGAGCACCTTGTCGCAGCTCACGCGCAAGGCTGACCGCTTCGGCCGCTACGGCGGCGAGGAGTTCCTGCTGGTGATGACCAGCACCGGCCTCGACACCGCCGAGACGCCCATCGAGCGCATGCGCGCCGCCCTGAAAGCCGCCGACTGGAGCGCCGTGGCGCCCGGCTTCTCGGCCACCTTCTCGTGCGGCATCGCGGCCTATCGCCCCGGCGAAACCCCGGAGCTGCTGCTGCAGCGCGCCGACAACGCGCTTTATCGCGCCAAGCGCGACGGACGCGACTGCACCCGGGTCGATTGA